One genomic window of Motacilla alba alba isolate MOTALB_02 chromosome 1, Motacilla_alba_V1.0_pri, whole genome shotgun sequence includes the following:
- the CLDN14 gene encoding claudin-14: protein MASWALELLGFSLSLLGLIGTLIATILPHWWRSAHVGTNIITAVAYVKGLWMECVWHSTGVYQCQAYRSQLALPADLRAARAMMVISCLLAVLAAAVAVVGMRCTHCAEGSPAKASIAGSGGIGFVAAGLLCLVPVSWSTNDVVMDFYNPTLPAGMKYEIGQALYLGFVSSALTILGGALLCTSCLGNEAPFQPHSGAPPSSRTLSASKGNHAPSLTSASHSGYRLSDYV from the coding sequence ATGGCGAGCTGGGCCTTGGAGCTGCTCGGCTTCTCCCTGAGCCTGCTGGGCTTAATTGGGACGTTAATTGCCACCATCCTGCCGCACTGGTGGCGCTCGGCGCACGTGGGCACCAACATCATCACGGCCGTGGCCTACGTGAAGGGGCTGTGGATGGAGTGCGTGTGGCACAGCACCGGCGTCTACCAGTGCCAGGCGTACCGCTCCCAGCTGGCGCTGCCCGCCGACCTCCGCGCCGCCCGGGCCATGATGGTcatctcctgcctgctggcCGTGCTGGCGGCCGCCGTGGCCGTGGTCGGCATGAGGTGCACGCACTGCGCCGAGGGCAGCCCCGCCAAGGCCTCCATCGCCGGCTCTGGTGGGATCGGCTTCGTGGCGGccgggctgctctgcctggtgcCGGTGTCGTGGAGCACCAACGACGTCGTCATGGATTTCTACAACCCCACGCTGCCCGCTGGGATGAAGTATGAGATAGGGCAGGCTCTTTATCTGGGATTTGTCTCCTCGGCCTTGACCATCCTGGGTGGGGCCCTGCTGTGCACGTCGTGCCTCGGGAATGAGGCACCTTTCCAGCCGCATTCCGGAGCGCCTCCATCCTCCAGGACATTGAGTGCCTCCAAGGGCAACCACGCTCCTTCCCTGACATCTGCATCCCACAGTGGCTACAGACTGAGTGACTACGTGTGA
- the CHAF1B gene encoding chromatin assembly factor 1 subunit B isoform X2: MKVITCEIVWHNKEPVYSLDFQHGADGRINRLASAGVDTAVRIWKVEKGPDGKAIVEFLSNLARHTKAVNVVRFSPSGDILASGGDDAVILLWKLNDSKELEPLVFQDEDEAQLNKENWAVIKTLRGHLEDVYDICWTSDGNYMASASVDNTAIMWDVNKGQKVSIFNEHKSYVQGVTWDPLGQYIATLSCDRVLRVYSTQTKRVAFNVTKMPSGSGAEGEARSFRMFHDDSMKSFFRRLSFTPDGSYLLTPAGCVESGENVTNTTYVFSRNNLKRPVGHLPCPGKGTLAVRCCPVYFELRGASAEDEISPKSPPALFNLPYRLVFAVASEDSVLFYDTEQSFPFGYVSNIHYHTLSDISWSSDGSFLAISSTDGYCSFVTFEEGELGVPLKEKPQIHVRTPGAAADKKAKKSQSHKVISPGSRMPEGTPPNKDPPLQPRTPSTAGKELPSTPVGIKSTPVPSPSTPVGIKSTPVPSPSTPVGIKTIPVPSSEERRSSQAGTQSSRGPQPRRVTLTTLQSCFKTPRRINLISLKPDTPASAYPDPAPIPPSSEQEHEKPLPSDESLQAPPAPKRARTEELSLPAPAGDQTS; this comes from the exons ATGAAGGTCATCACGTGTGAAATAGTGTGGCACAATAAGGAGCCGGTTTACAGCTTGGACTTCCAGCATGGAGCGGATGGGAGGATCAATCGCCTGGCCTCGGCAGGGGTGGACACAGCTGTGAGG ATCTGGAAAGTGGAGAAAGGCCCGGATGGAAAAGCCATCGTGGAGTTCCTGTCCAACCTGGCGCGCCACACCAAGGCCGTGAACGTCGTGCGCTTCTCTCCCAGCGGGGACATCCTGGCCTCAGGAGGGGATG ATGCTGTCATTTTGCTGTGGAAGCTGAATGACAGCAAAGAGTTGGAGCCGTTGGTTTTTCAGGATGAAGATGAAGCTCAGCTCAACAAGGAGAACTGGGCAGTCATTAAAACTTTGAG AGGCCACTTGGAAGATGTGTATGATATTTGTTGGACCTCAGATGGAAATTACATGGCATCTGCTTCTGTGGATAACACAGCAATCATGTGGGATGTCAATAAAG GACAGAAAGTTTCAATATTTAATGAGCACAAGAGCTATGTCCAAGGAGTAACCTGGGATCCTCTGGGCCAGTATATTGCAACCCTGAGTTGTGACAG GGTCCTGCGAGTTTACAGCACCCAAACCAAGCGAGTGGCCTTCAATGTCACCAAGATGCCATCGGGgtcaggagctgaaggagag GCGAGGAGCTTTCGGATGTTTCACGATGACAGCATGAAGTCGTTCTTCCGCAGGCTCAGCTTCACTCCTGATGGCTCCTATCTGCTCACTCCAG CTGGCTGTGTGGAATCGGGAGAGAACGTTACAAACACCACCTATGTTTTCTCCAGAAACAACCTTAAAAG GCCCGTGGGTCACCTGCCCTGTCCTGGCAAGGGCACTCTGGCTGTTCGCTGCTGTCCTGTGTACTTTGAGCTGAGAGGAGCCTCTGCTGAAG ATGAAATCAGTCCCAAATCCCCCCCTGCCCTGTTCAACCTCCCCTATCGATTGGTGTTTGCTGTTGCTTCAGAAGATTCTGTGCTTTTTTATGACACTGAGCAGTCCTTCCCCTTTGGTTATGTCTCCAACATCCATTACCACACCCTGAGTGACATTTCATG GTCCAGCGATGGATCCTTCCTGGCCATTTCCTCCACGGACGGGTACTGCTCCTTCGTCACCTTCGAGGAGGGTGAGCTGGGAGTGCCCCTGAAGGAAAAGCCCCAGATCCATGTCAGgactcctggagcagcagcagacaaGAAAGCCAAGAAGAGCCAATCCCACAAAGTGATTTCCCCAGGCTCCAGGATGCCAGAGGGGACCCCTCCTAACAAGGATCCCCCGCTGCAACCCCGaacccccagcactgctgggaaggagctgccttCCACCCCTGTGGGCATCAAAAGCACTCCAGTGCCATCCCCTTCCACCCCTGTGGGCATCAAAAGCACTCCAGTGCCATCCCCTTCCACCCCTGTGGGCATCAAAACCATTCCAGTGCCATcctcagaggagaggagaagcagccaggctggcacccagagcagcagaggcccccagcccaggagggtCACCCTCACCACTCTGCAGTCCTGTTTCAAAACACCCAG GAGAATAAACTTGATTTCCTTGAAGCCAGACACCCCAGCCTCTGCATATCCAGACCCAGCCCCCATCCCTCCTTCCTCAGAACAGGAGCATG AGAAGCCATTGCCATCTGATGAGAGCCTCcaagctcccccagccccaaaacGTGCCCGGACTGAGGAATTGTCCCTTCCTGCACCTGCTGGAGACCAAACCAGCT aa
- the CHAF1B gene encoding chromatin assembly factor 1 subunit B isoform X3 — MKVITCEIVWHNKEPVYSLDFQHGADGRINRLASAGVDTAVRIWKVEKGPDGKAIVEFLSNLARHTKAVNVVRFSPSGDILASGGDDAVILLWKLNDSKELEPLVFQDEDEAQLNKENWAVIKTLRGHLEDVYDICWTSDGNYMASASVDNTAIMWDVNKGQKVSIFNEHKSYVQGVTWDPLGQYIATLSCDRVLRVYSTQTKRVAFNVTKMPSGSGAEGEARSFRMFHDDSMKSFFRRLSFTPDGSYLLTPAGCVESGENVTNTTYVFSRNNLKRPVGHLPCPGKGTLAVRCCPVYFELRGASAEDEISPKSPPALFNLPYRLVFAVASEDSVLFYDTEQSFPFGYVSNIHYHTLSDISWSSDGSFLAISSTDGYCSFVTFEEGELGVPLKEKPQIHVRTPGAAADKKAKKSQSHKVISPGSRMPEGTPPNKDPPLQPRTPSTAGKELPSTPVGIKSTPVPSPSTPVGIKSTPVPSSEERRSSQAGTQSSRGPQPRRVTLTTLQSCFKTPRRINLISLKPDTPASAYPDPAPIPPSSEQEHEKPLPSDESLQAPPAPKRARTEELSLPAPAGDQTSCESNK; from the exons ATGAAGGTCATCACGTGTGAAATAGTGTGGCACAATAAGGAGCCGGTTTACAGCTTGGACTTCCAGCATGGAGCGGATGGGAGGATCAATCGCCTGGCCTCGGCAGGGGTGGACACAGCTGTGAGG ATCTGGAAAGTGGAGAAAGGCCCGGATGGAAAAGCCATCGTGGAGTTCCTGTCCAACCTGGCGCGCCACACCAAGGCCGTGAACGTCGTGCGCTTCTCTCCCAGCGGGGACATCCTGGCCTCAGGAGGGGATG ATGCTGTCATTTTGCTGTGGAAGCTGAATGACAGCAAAGAGTTGGAGCCGTTGGTTTTTCAGGATGAAGATGAAGCTCAGCTCAACAAGGAGAACTGGGCAGTCATTAAAACTTTGAG AGGCCACTTGGAAGATGTGTATGATATTTGTTGGACCTCAGATGGAAATTACATGGCATCTGCTTCTGTGGATAACACAGCAATCATGTGGGATGTCAATAAAG GACAGAAAGTTTCAATATTTAATGAGCACAAGAGCTATGTCCAAGGAGTAACCTGGGATCCTCTGGGCCAGTATATTGCAACCCTGAGTTGTGACAG GGTCCTGCGAGTTTACAGCACCCAAACCAAGCGAGTGGCCTTCAATGTCACCAAGATGCCATCGGGgtcaggagctgaaggagag GCGAGGAGCTTTCGGATGTTTCACGATGACAGCATGAAGTCGTTCTTCCGCAGGCTCAGCTTCACTCCTGATGGCTCCTATCTGCTCACTCCAG CTGGCTGTGTGGAATCGGGAGAGAACGTTACAAACACCACCTATGTTTTCTCCAGAAACAACCTTAAAAG GCCCGTGGGTCACCTGCCCTGTCCTGGCAAGGGCACTCTGGCTGTTCGCTGCTGTCCTGTGTACTTTGAGCTGAGAGGAGCCTCTGCTGAAG ATGAAATCAGTCCCAAATCCCCCCCTGCCCTGTTCAACCTCCCCTATCGATTGGTGTTTGCTGTTGCTTCAGAAGATTCTGTGCTTTTTTATGACACTGAGCAGTCCTTCCCCTTTGGTTATGTCTCCAACATCCATTACCACACCCTGAGTGACATTTCATG GTCCAGCGATGGATCCTTCCTGGCCATTTCCTCCACGGACGGGTACTGCTCCTTCGTCACCTTCGAGGAGGGTGAGCTGGGAGTGCCCCTGAAGGAAAAGCCCCAGATCCATGTCAGgactcctggagcagcagcagacaaGAAAGCCAAGAAGAGCCAATCCCACAAAGTGATTTCCCCAGGCTCCAGGATGCCAGAGGGGACCCCTCCTAACAAGGATCCCCCGCTGCAACCCCGaacccccagcactgctgggaaggagctgccttCCACCCCTGTGGGCATCAAAAGCACTCCAGTGCCATCCCCTTCCACCCCTGTGGGCATCAAAAGCAC TCCAGTGCCATcctcagaggagaggagaagcagccaggctggcacccagagcagcagaggcccccagcccaggagggtCACCCTCACCACTCTGCAGTCCTGTTTCAAAACACCCAG GAGAATAAACTTGATTTCCTTGAAGCCAGACACCCCAGCCTCTGCATATCCAGACCCAGCCCCCATCCCTCCTTCCTCAGAACAGGAGCATG AGAAGCCATTGCCATCTGATGAGAGCCTCcaagctcccccagccccaaaacGTGCCCGGACTGAGGAATTGTCCCTTCCTGCACCTGCTGGAGACCAAACCAGCTGTGAGTCCAACAAATAA
- the CHAF1B gene encoding chromatin assembly factor 1 subunit B isoform X1 → MKVITCEIVWHNKEPVYSLDFQHGADGRINRLASAGVDTAVRIWKVEKGPDGKAIVEFLSNLARHTKAVNVVRFSPSGDILASGGDDAVILLWKLNDSKELEPLVFQDEDEAQLNKENWAVIKTLRGHLEDVYDICWTSDGNYMASASVDNTAIMWDVNKGQKVSIFNEHKSYVQGVTWDPLGQYIATLSCDRVLRVYSTQTKRVAFNVTKMPSGSGAEGEARSFRMFHDDSMKSFFRRLSFTPDGSYLLTPAGCVESGENVTNTTYVFSRNNLKRPVGHLPCPGKGTLAVRCCPVYFELRGASAEDEISPKSPPALFNLPYRLVFAVASEDSVLFYDTEQSFPFGYVSNIHYHTLSDISWSSDGSFLAISSTDGYCSFVTFEEGELGVPLKEKPQIHVRTPGAAADKKAKKSQSHKVISPGSRMPEGTPPNKDPPLQPRTPSTAGKELPSTPVGIKSTPVPSPSTPVGIKSTPVPSPSTPVGIKTIPVPSSEERRSSQAGTQSSRGPQPRRVTLTTLQSCFKTPRRINLISLKPDTPASAYPDPAPIPPSSEQEHEKPLPSDESLQAPPAPKRARTEELSLPAPAGDQTSCESNK, encoded by the exons ATGAAGGTCATCACGTGTGAAATAGTGTGGCACAATAAGGAGCCGGTTTACAGCTTGGACTTCCAGCATGGAGCGGATGGGAGGATCAATCGCCTGGCCTCGGCAGGGGTGGACACAGCTGTGAGG ATCTGGAAAGTGGAGAAAGGCCCGGATGGAAAAGCCATCGTGGAGTTCCTGTCCAACCTGGCGCGCCACACCAAGGCCGTGAACGTCGTGCGCTTCTCTCCCAGCGGGGACATCCTGGCCTCAGGAGGGGATG ATGCTGTCATTTTGCTGTGGAAGCTGAATGACAGCAAAGAGTTGGAGCCGTTGGTTTTTCAGGATGAAGATGAAGCTCAGCTCAACAAGGAGAACTGGGCAGTCATTAAAACTTTGAG AGGCCACTTGGAAGATGTGTATGATATTTGTTGGACCTCAGATGGAAATTACATGGCATCTGCTTCTGTGGATAACACAGCAATCATGTGGGATGTCAATAAAG GACAGAAAGTTTCAATATTTAATGAGCACAAGAGCTATGTCCAAGGAGTAACCTGGGATCCTCTGGGCCAGTATATTGCAACCCTGAGTTGTGACAG GGTCCTGCGAGTTTACAGCACCCAAACCAAGCGAGTGGCCTTCAATGTCACCAAGATGCCATCGGGgtcaggagctgaaggagag GCGAGGAGCTTTCGGATGTTTCACGATGACAGCATGAAGTCGTTCTTCCGCAGGCTCAGCTTCACTCCTGATGGCTCCTATCTGCTCACTCCAG CTGGCTGTGTGGAATCGGGAGAGAACGTTACAAACACCACCTATGTTTTCTCCAGAAACAACCTTAAAAG GCCCGTGGGTCACCTGCCCTGTCCTGGCAAGGGCACTCTGGCTGTTCGCTGCTGTCCTGTGTACTTTGAGCTGAGAGGAGCCTCTGCTGAAG ATGAAATCAGTCCCAAATCCCCCCCTGCCCTGTTCAACCTCCCCTATCGATTGGTGTTTGCTGTTGCTTCAGAAGATTCTGTGCTTTTTTATGACACTGAGCAGTCCTTCCCCTTTGGTTATGTCTCCAACATCCATTACCACACCCTGAGTGACATTTCATG GTCCAGCGATGGATCCTTCCTGGCCATTTCCTCCACGGACGGGTACTGCTCCTTCGTCACCTTCGAGGAGGGTGAGCTGGGAGTGCCCCTGAAGGAAAAGCCCCAGATCCATGTCAGgactcctggagcagcagcagacaaGAAAGCCAAGAAGAGCCAATCCCACAAAGTGATTTCCCCAGGCTCCAGGATGCCAGAGGGGACCCCTCCTAACAAGGATCCCCCGCTGCAACCCCGaacccccagcactgctgggaaggagctgccttCCACCCCTGTGGGCATCAAAAGCACTCCAGTGCCATCCCCTTCCACCCCTGTGGGCATCAAAAGCACTCCAGTGCCATCCCCTTCCACCCCTGTGGGCATCAAAACCATTCCAGTGCCATcctcagaggagaggagaagcagccaggctggcacccagagcagcagaggcccccagcccaggagggtCACCCTCACCACTCTGCAGTCCTGTTTCAAAACACCCAG GAGAATAAACTTGATTTCCTTGAAGCCAGACACCCCAGCCTCTGCATATCCAGACCCAGCCCCCATCCCTCCTTCCTCAGAACAGGAGCATG AGAAGCCATTGCCATCTGATGAGAGCCTCcaagctcccccagccccaaaacGTGCCCGGACTGAGGAATTGTCCCTTCCTGCACCTGCTGGAGACCAAACCAGCTGTGAGTCCAACAAATAA